Proteins encoded within one genomic window of Candidatus Binatia bacterium:
- a CDS encoding serine protease produces MSAVGFVLAGFLSAAAAVPSPAPVATEVPSDDVVYLAVVDGMINPATADFLHESIETAFERGGRALVIQLDTPGGLLESTKKIVKDLLGAPLPVVVYVAPSGAGATSAGVFITIAAHVAAMAPGTNIGAAHPVAAGGEQMSKEMREKIENFAASLGRSIAEQRGRNVEWAERAVRESVSATEREALELGVIDLVAANLSDLLRQIDGREVSVLGRPKKIEVAGARVVELEMRFKHKLLDVLANPNIAYLLMMAGVLGLYVEFTNPGLFFPGIAGGICLLLGLTALQVLPINYSGLALIVLGIALLVTELFLPTFGIIGVGGLVAFVLGSLLLFDTPESAMAVDPAVIAAAATTLGLFTLIVGILVVRAHRQRPALGREGLIGEVGEVRSVSPRGECKVFVHGEYWDAEAEGAVEPGEKVEVVGVDGLRLRVRRAG; encoded by the coding sequence ATGAGTGCGGTCGGGTTCGTCTTGGCGGGCTTTCTCTCGGCGGCCGCGGCCGTGCCGTCGCCCGCCCCCGTCGCGACCGAAGTGCCTTCGGACGACGTCGTCTACCTCGCCGTCGTCGACGGCATGATCAACCCGGCCACGGCGGACTTCCTCCACGAGAGCATCGAGACGGCGTTCGAACGAGGAGGGCGCGCTCTGGTGATCCAGCTCGACACGCCCGGGGGGTTGCTCGAGTCGACGAAAAAGATCGTGAAAGACCTCCTCGGGGCTCCCCTGCCCGTCGTCGTCTACGTCGCCCCGAGCGGCGCGGGTGCGACGTCGGCCGGTGTGTTCATCACGATCGCGGCCCACGTGGCGGCCATGGCGCCGGGTACGAACATCGGGGCGGCCCATCCCGTGGCCGCGGGCGGCGAGCAGATGAGCAAGGAAATGCGGGAGAAGATCGAGAACTTCGCCGCTTCGCTCGGCCGGTCGATCGCCGAGCAACGGGGGCGGAACGTGGAATGGGCCGAGCGGGCCGTCCGGGAGAGCGTCTCCGCGACCGAGCGCGAGGCGCTCGAGCTCGGGGTGATCGACCTCGTCGCGGCGAACCTTTCGGATCTCTTGCGGCAGATCGACGGCAGGGAGGTTTCCGTCCTGGGCCGCCCGAAAAAAATCGAGGTGGCCGGTGCCCGCGTCGTCGAGCTCGAGATGCGCTTCAAGCACAAGCTGCTCGACGTGCTCGCCAACCCCAACATCGCCTATCTTCTCATGATGGCGGGGGTTCTCGGCCTCTACGTGGAATTCACCAACCCGGGGCTCTTCTTTCCGGGGATCGCGGGGGGCATCTGCCTGCTCCTCGGCCTCACGGCGCTGCAGGTGCTGCCGATCAACTACAGCGGTCTCGCGCTGATCGTCCTCGGGATCGCGCTCCTGGTCACGGAGCTTTTCCTGCCCACGTTCGGGATCATCGGCGTGGGAGGGCTGGTCGCCTTCGTCCTGGGCTCGCTCCTTCTCTTCGACACGCCCGAATCCGCGATGGCCGTCGATCCCGCCGTGATCGCGGCCGCCGCGACGACGCTCGGGCTTTTCACGCTGATCGTCGGGATTCTGGTGGTGCGGGCCCACCGGCAGCGGCCGGCCCTCGGCCGCGAAGGCCTGATCGGGGAGGTCGGCGAAGTCCGCAGCGTGAGCCCCCGCGGGGAGTGCAAGGTTTTCGTCCACGGAGAGTACTGGGACGCCGAAGCCGAAGGTGCCGTGGAGCCGGGCGAGAAAGTCGAGGTCGTGGGCGTGGACGGGCTCAGGTTGCGGGTGCGGCGCGCCGGCTGA
- a CDS encoding CDP-diacylglycerol--inositol 3-phosphatidyltransferase, with protein sequence MDPTFRAALSVALFVWILGVGLVSLFLFRRRQEKLASAGGSLVLGPTVRAWYFETLRPLEEWLVRWRVSPTWLSGAQFFVSVAGALAFARGLVFLGGWFVLCGGSLDILDGRVARRTQKGSARGAFLDSVIDRYADAFSLLGLAAFYRESWVLWVVLFALVGGMLVSYARARAEGLGVRCEVGLLQRAERYVLLGFGAIFGSLCEHATGWHVGGAPYGLLVIVLCVLAVLSNTTALQRIAHVLRALAEENPKP encoded by the coding sequence GTGGACCCGACCTTCCGCGCGGCCCTCTCGGTGGCTCTTTTCGTGTGGATCCTCGGGGTGGGGCTCGTGAGCCTCTTCCTCTTCCGGCGCCGGCAGGAAAAGCTCGCCTCCGCCGGGGGGTCTCTCGTGCTCGGGCCCACGGTGCGCGCCTGGTACTTCGAGACTCTCCGCCCGCTCGAGGAATGGCTCGTTCGCTGGCGCGTTTCTCCGACGTGGCTTTCCGGGGCGCAGTTTTTCGTTTCCGTCGCGGGAGCGCTCGCTTTCGCCCGGGGGCTCGTGTTCCTCGGCGGCTGGTTCGTCCTCTGCGGGGGGTCGCTGGACATTCTCGACGGGCGTGTGGCCCGCCGGACGCAGAAGGGTAGCGCGCGCGGGGCCTTTCTCGACTCCGTCATCGACCGGTACGCGGATGCGTTCTCGCTCCTGGGTCTCGCGGCCTTCTACCGGGAAAGCTGGGTCCTCTGGGTCGTTCTTTTCGCGCTCGTCGGCGGGATGCTCGTGAGCTACGCGCGAGCCCGAGCCGAGGGGCTCGGGGTACGCTGCGAAGTCGGGCTCCTGCAACGAGCCGAGCGTTACGTGCTCCTCGGTTTCGGGGCGATCTTCGGTTCGCTCTGCGAACACGCGACGGGCTGGCACGTCGGGGGGGCTCCCTACGGCCTCCTCGTGATCGTCCTCTGCGTGCTCGCGGTTCTTTCGAACACCACCGCCCTCCAGCGGATCGCCCACGTTCTGCGAGCGCTCGCCGAGGAGAACCCGAAGCCATGA
- a CDS encoding peptidase M16, which produces MRTARAFLLVLFSAGVCAAAGVRFETGNGIRVRVEESHAVPMVVFQVLVEAGSRLDPPGREGLANLTADLLNEGTKRRSAREVARTVDAWGARFSTGADKDYAWLRMTTLRRHAEEAFALLAESMLEPAFSGAEVERRKEVLLGSLRAEEDDPASVALRTFEHALHGAGPYGHPVEGWPGSVSALDRDDVEAFYRRWYRPERTIVVAVGDITREDVEALVERHFGSWPRAEGEGAEVREPESTEPRTIVVDKPTEQAHIVIGHRGVSRRAPEFEALLVLNQILGGGAFSSRLFRSIRTEAGLAYAVYSELVSRKLGGSFRVVLQTKPSSVEEAIRTTKHELLEIRREGVSREELEDARRYLTGSFALRLDSNTELAGFLARSEFFGLGEDYVSRFVEKVNAVDRKLVAELAREFLHPESLFVVVVGPKDKIGESRPLSKRRFTVRRLT; this is translated from the coding sequence GTGAGGACGGCCCGGGCTTTTCTGCTCGTCCTTTTCTCGGCGGGCGTGTGCGCCGCCGCAGGGGTGCGCTTCGAGACCGGGAACGGGATCCGCGTGCGGGTCGAGGAGTCGCACGCGGTCCCCATGGTGGTCTTTCAGGTGCTCGTCGAGGCGGGCTCCCGGCTCGATCCGCCCGGGCGGGAAGGGCTTGCCAACCTCACGGCCGACCTTCTGAACGAGGGCACGAAGCGGCGGTCGGCGAGGGAAGTCGCCCGGACGGTGGACGCCTGGGGAGCCAGGTTCTCGACCGGGGCCGACAAGGATTACGCGTGGCTCCGGATGACCACGCTGCGCCGCCACGCGGAGGAGGCCTTCGCGCTTCTGGCCGAGAGTATGCTCGAGCCTGCTTTCTCGGGCGCCGAGGTCGAGCGGCGCAAGGAGGTCCTCCTCGGTTCTCTCCGGGCGGAGGAAGACGACCCGGCCAGCGTGGCTCTCCGGACGTTCGAACATGCGCTGCACGGTGCGGGGCCTTACGGCCACCCGGTCGAAGGCTGGCCCGGGAGCGTCTCGGCGCTCGACCGGGACGACGTGGAAGCGTTCTACCGGAGGTGGTACCGGCCCGAACGCACCATCGTCGTCGCCGTCGGAGACATCACGCGAGAGGACGTGGAAGCGCTGGTGGAACGCCACTTCGGGTCGTGGCCTAGGGCGGAGGGGGAGGGCGCGGAGGTACGCGAGCCCGAATCCACGGAGCCGCGCACGATCGTCGTGGACAAGCCCACGGAGCAGGCGCACATCGTGATCGGGCACCGAGGCGTGAGCCGGCGTGCGCCCGAGTTCGAGGCGCTTCTCGTTCTCAATCAGATTCTCGGCGGGGGTGCGTTCTCTTCCCGTCTTTTCCGTTCGATCCGCACCGAGGCGGGGCTTGCCTATGCGGTGTACTCCGAGCTCGTGTCGCGCAAACTCGGCGGGAGTTTTCGGGTCGTGCTCCAGACGAAGCCTTCCTCGGTCGAGGAGGCGATCCGGACGACGAAACACGAGCTTCTCGAAATCCGTCGAGAAGGGGTGAGCCGGGAAGAGCTCGAGGACGCCCGCAGGTACCTCACGGGCAGCTTCGCGTTGAGGCTCGACAGCAACACGGAGTTGGCCGGATTTTTGGCCCGCTCGGAGTTTTTCGGATTGGGGGAAGACTACGTTTCGCGCTTCGTGGAAAAGGTGAACGCCGTGGACCGCAAGCTCGTCGCCGAACTCGCCCGGGAGTTCCTGCACCCCGAAAGCCTCTTCGTCGTTGTCGTGGGTCCGAAAGACAAGATCGGAGAGAGTCGGCCCTTGAGTAAACGACGTTTTACCGTTCGCAGGTTAACCTGA
- the coaBC gene encoding peptidase ClpP codes for MWRLDGKTVLLGVSGGIAAYKSAEVTRRLVEAGATVRVVMTRNAAEFVSPLTFQALSGHPVAWDTFDLSQEAQIGHIRLADSADVVLVAPATANVLAKMAHGLADDLLTTVLLATRAPILVAPAMNVNMFENPAVQANLAVLRGHGVRVIDPDAGFLACGYEGKGRLPDPEVLLAEVRRALTPRDFAGLKVLVSAGPNREPLDPVRFLSNRSTGKMGFALAAAAWRRGADVVLVCGPTQLPTPHGVRRVDVETALEMLEAMRREWADSSIVFMCAAVADYRPARTSAQKIRKGEGPLVLELERNPDILQELGREKGARFVVGFAAETEDVLSGAERKLREKKLDLVVANDVGRKDAGFAADTNAVTLLDASGASESLPLLPKDEVAERIVERVVELRAARARAAG; via the coding sequence ATGTGGCGGCTTGACGGCAAGACGGTGCTCCTCGGGGTGAGCGGCGGGATCGCCGCGTACAAGAGTGCCGAGGTCACGCGCCGGCTCGTCGAGGCGGGTGCGACGGTCCGCGTCGTGATGACGCGGAACGCCGCGGAGTTCGTCTCGCCGCTCACGTTCCAGGCCCTCTCCGGTCATCCCGTCGCCTGGGACACCTTCGATCTCTCGCAGGAGGCGCAGATCGGCCACATCCGTCTGGCCGACTCCGCCGACGTCGTGCTCGTGGCCCCCGCGACGGCGAACGTGCTGGCCAAAATGGCGCACGGCCTCGCCGACGACCTCCTGACCACCGTCCTTCTCGCGACGCGCGCCCCGATTCTCGTCGCGCCCGCCATGAACGTGAACATGTTCGAGAACCCCGCCGTGCAGGCGAACCTGGCCGTACTGCGCGGCCACGGCGTCCGGGTGATCGACCCGGACGCGGGGTTTCTCGCCTGCGGCTACGAAGGCAAGGGCCGGCTTCCCGACCCCGAGGTCCTTCTGGCGGAGGTGCGCCGGGCCCTCACCCCCCGGGACTTCGCCGGCCTGAAAGTTCTCGTGAGCGCGGGACCGAACCGGGAACCCCTCGACCCGGTTCGCTTTCTCTCGAACCGCTCCACGGGAAAGATGGGCTTCGCGCTCGCGGCCGCGGCCTGGCGGCGCGGCGCGGACGTGGTGTTGGTTTGCGGGCCCACGCAGCTTCCCACCCCGCACGGCGTTCGGCGCGTGGACGTGGAGACGGCGCTCGAGATGCTCGAGGCGATGCGCCGCGAGTGGGCCGACTCCTCGATCGTCTTCATGTGCGCGGCCGTGGCGGACTACCGTCCGGCCCGGACCTCCGCGCAGAAGATCCGCAAGGGCGAGGGACCGCTCGTCCTCGAGCTGGAGCGCAACCCCGACATCCTGCAGGAGCTCGGCCGCGAGAAGGGCGCCCGCTTCGTCGTCGGCTTCGCCGCCGAAACGGAGGACGTTCTATCCGGAGCCGAACGCAAGCTGCGCGAGAAAAAGCTCGACCTCGTCGTCGCGAACGACGTCGGCCGCAAGGACGCGGGCTTCGCCGCCGACACGAACGCGGTCACGCTCCTCGACGCTTCCGGGGCCTCGGAGTCGCTTCCCCTGCTCCCGAAGGACGAGGTGGCGGAACGGATCGTGGAAAGGGTCGTGGAGCTCCGGGCGGCCCGTGCGCGGGCCGCCGGCTGA
- a CDS encoding membrane protein, translating to MKGRTVRVLSSVAISALFLWFAVRDVDWQEAGRALASARYVGVLPMLAVTVWTLYIRAQRWRRLLEPVGRPPMRTLVAATNIGFLANMVLPLRVGEVLRPVLASRREDLPLSGVLATVVLERVFDMFTILFLFGVATLGVPVSAQLRAWGWTFLVLALVVGAVMGLVRWQEERSIAVVAGVARLLPPAAGRRAERFFRGFLQALEVLQSPRAFVRVFLWSLYLWLVIASTYVFGFYTFSLPVPALQGSVTVATVIAIAVSVPSAPGYVGAFQLGCVLALALFGVDESRAMAYSIVVHLSQFVGVVGAGLYSLWSEGMTFREVERVSETSDVAA from the coding sequence ATGAAGGGCCGCACGGTACGGGTTCTCTCGAGCGTCGCGATCTCGGCCCTTTTTCTCTGGTTCGCGGTCCGCGACGTCGACTGGCAAGAGGCGGGCCGCGCGCTGGCTTCGGCCCGCTACGTGGGTGTTCTTCCGATGCTCGCCGTCACCGTATGGACGCTCTACATCCGCGCCCAGAGGTGGCGGCGACTGCTCGAGCCCGTGGGGCGGCCGCCGATGCGCACTCTCGTCGCCGCGACGAACATCGGTTTCCTGGCCAACATGGTGCTGCCGCTGCGCGTGGGCGAGGTCCTTCGCCCCGTTCTCGCGAGCCGCAGGGAAGACCTCCCGCTCTCCGGTGTGCTCGCCACCGTGGTCCTCGAGCGTGTCTTCGACATGTTCACCATCCTGTTCCTTTTCGGTGTCGCCACGCTCGGGGTGCCGGTTTCCGCGCAGCTTCGCGCCTGGGGTTGGACGTTTCTCGTCCTGGCCCTGGTCGTGGGTGCGGTCATGGGTCTGGTCCGGTGGCAGGAGGAGCGCTCGATCGCGGTCGTGGCCGGGGTCGCGAGGCTCCTCCCCCCGGCGGCCGGGCGGCGAGCGGAGCGGTTTTTCCGTGGCTTTCTCCAGGCGCTCGAAGTGCTGCAGAGCCCTCGGGCGTTCGTGCGGGTCTTTCTCTGGTCCCTCTACCTCTGGCTCGTGATCGCTTCGACCTACGTGTTCGGCTTCTACACGTTTTCCCTGCCGGTCCCCGCGCTCCAGGGCTCGGTTACCGTCGCGACGGTCATCGCGATCGCGGTTTCCGTCCCTTCCGCGCCGGGCTACGTCGGGGCGTTCCAGCTCGGCTGCGTGCTCGCGCTCGCCCTCTTCGGCGTCGACGAGAGCCGGGCGATGGCCTACTCGATCGTCGTGCACCTCTCGCAGTTTGTGGGAGTCGTCGGGGCCGGGTTATACTCGCTCTGGTCCGAGGGTATGACGTTCCGGGAGGTCGAGCGCGTTTCGGAGACGAGCGATGTGGCGGCTTGA
- a CDS encoding uracil-DNA glycosylase, whose amino-acid sequence MEGFPRVARFGLGGGVEPEVARASRTPSLFGSRAGSLEELRAEIGDCRRCKLHRSRTQIVFGVGNPRADLMFVGEAPGRDEDLQGEPFVGRAGQLLTEIITKGMGLRREDVYIANVVKCRPPENRNPEPDEIASCEPFLRRQIELVRPKVLVALGKFAAQTLLGTTAPISKLRGVWHEYHGTKLMPTLHPAYLLRNPADKKLVWEDIKQVMRELGLGRP is encoded by the coding sequence GTGGAAGGCTTCCCGAGGGTGGCGCGCTTCGGGCTCGGAGGGGGCGTGGAGCCCGAGGTCGCGCGAGCTTCGCGCACTCCTTCGCTCTTCGGGAGCCGTGCCGGCTCGCTCGAAGAGCTCCGGGCCGAGATCGGAGATTGCCGGCGCTGCAAGCTCCACCGGAGCCGGACGCAGATCGTCTTCGGGGTAGGAAACCCCCGGGCCGATCTCATGTTCGTGGGCGAAGCTCCGGGCAGGGACGAAGATCTCCAGGGAGAGCCTTTCGTCGGGCGCGCGGGACAGCTTCTCACCGAAATCATCACGAAGGGCATGGGACTCCGGCGCGAGGACGTCTACATCGCCAACGTCGTGAAGTGCCGGCCGCCGGAAAATCGCAACCCCGAGCCCGACGAAATCGCGAGCTGCGAGCCCTTTCTCCGGCGCCAGATCGAACTGGTCCGGCCCAAGGTCCTCGTGGCCCTCGGCAAATTCGCCGCCCAGACGCTTCTCGGCACGACGGCACCGATCTCGAAGCTCCGCGGTGTCTGGCACGAGTACCACGGGACGAAGCTCATGCCGACCCTCCACCCGGCCTACCTTCTCCGCAACCCGGCCGACAAAAAACTCGTCTGGGAAGACATCAAGCAAGTCATGCGAGAGCTGGGACTCGGGCGACCATGA
- a CDS encoding octaprenyl-diphosphate synthase: MKALPRSPKRDPADSPAGLVAAPLEAVERRIGELLGSRERLLTEIGAYLLDSGGKRIRPMVVLLSYGAAGGQNFEEIVDAAAALELIHSASLLHDDIIDEAELRRGRTSPLRKYGVASTLVAGDFLFSRAYQVCGRYDRVVIEWAALACVELTEGEILQARFRRNPSVTVEDYFEIVARKTASLFSTGARTGAYLAGSGPSTVESFSRVGHHVGIAFQILDDVLDLESSEAELGKPVGLDLREGTPSLPIVLALREDEAVRNFFLEPSPAEDRLAAVLERLRSSRALETARKMASEEAAKARRILATLAANAYREQFFALVDQLERRRS; the protein is encoded by the coding sequence GTGAAAGCTCTTCCCCGCTCCCCGAAACGGGACCCGGCCGATTCGCCGGCCGGGCTGGTCGCCGCGCCCCTCGAAGCGGTGGAGCGAAGGATCGGAGAGCTCCTCGGATCCCGCGAACGCCTGCTCACGGAGATCGGGGCGTACCTGCTGGACTCCGGCGGAAAGAGGATCCGGCCCATGGTCGTGCTCCTCTCCTACGGCGCGGCCGGGGGGCAGAACTTCGAGGAGATCGTCGACGCGGCGGCGGCGCTCGAGCTCATCCACTCCGCCTCGCTCTTGCACGACGACATCATCGACGAAGCCGAGCTGCGGCGAGGACGGACCTCGCCGCTGCGGAAGTACGGCGTGGCGAGCACGCTGGTCGCGGGGGATTTTCTCTTCAGCCGCGCCTACCAGGTCTGCGGCCGCTACGACAGGGTCGTCATCGAGTGGGCGGCGCTCGCGTGCGTCGAGCTCACGGAAGGAGAAATCCTGCAGGCCCGCTTCCGGCGGAATCCTTCGGTCACGGTCGAGGACTACTTCGAGATCGTGGCCCGGAAAACGGCGTCGCTCTTCTCGACCGGGGCCCGCACCGGCGCCTATCTCGCGGGCTCCGGGCCGAGCACGGTCGAGTCGTTCTCGCGGGTCGGACACCACGTGGGGATCGCCTTCCAGATCCTCGACGACGTCCTCGACCTGGAAAGCAGCGAGGCGGAATTGGGGAAGCCGGTCGGCCTCGACCTGCGGGAGGGGACGCCGTCGCTGCCGATCGTCCTCGCGCTGCGCGAGGACGAGGCCGTGCGGAACTTCTTCCTGGAGCCTTCTCCGGCCGAAGACCGCCTCGCCGCCGTCCTCGAGAGGCTCCGGAGTTCCCGGGCTCTGGAGACGGCCCGCAAGATGGCGTCCGAGGAAGCGGCCAAGGCCCGCCGGATCCTCGCCACGCTCGCGGCCAACGCCTACCGCGAGCAGTTCTTCGCTCTCGTCGACCAGCTCGAGCGCCGTCGCTCCTGA
- a CDS encoding iron-sulfur cluster carrier protein, translating into MTRPEDVRERLTEIRPPRSDRDIVTAGMVRRVEVREGEVVVALDPKGLPEPLVRVLVADVERAVGALEGVARVSVAVEPEKGLPAPEPVPGVRDVLAVASAKGGVGKSTVATNLAVALRHRGKTVGLLDADVYGPSLPVLFGLEGRPRVTQSKKILPLEKYGVRAMSMGFFLDDRSPVIWRGPLVMGLVRQFLRDVDWSGCEILVVDLPPGTGDAALTLLQQVPVTGGLVVTTPQDVALLDVERGVSMFEQVRTPVIGVVENMSEYVCPRCGTREPLFGEGGGRKVAERFGVPLLARIPLDPSVREAGDAGKPVVVDRPDHPVSKVFEELAERVLEGMEAAREPAPVLVG; encoded by the coding sequence ATGACGCGCCCCGAGGACGTCCGAGAGCGACTGACCGAGATCCGCCCTCCCCGCTCGGATCGAGACATCGTCACGGCCGGGATGGTTCGGCGGGTGGAAGTGCGGGAAGGCGAAGTGGTCGTGGCGTTGGACCCGAAGGGGCTTCCCGAGCCTCTCGTCCGCGTGCTCGTGGCGGACGTGGAAAGGGCCGTGGGAGCGCTCGAGGGCGTCGCGCGGGTCTCGGTCGCCGTCGAGCCGGAAAAGGGGCTGCCGGCACCGGAGCCCGTTCCCGGCGTGCGGGACGTCCTGGCGGTAGCCAGCGCGAAGGGCGGGGTGGGCAAGTCGACCGTGGCCACGAACCTGGCCGTCGCCTTGCGGCACCGGGGGAAAACGGTCGGGCTTCTCGACGCCGACGTGTACGGGCCGAGCTTGCCGGTACTCTTCGGGCTCGAGGGCAGACCGAGGGTGACGCAGTCGAAGAAAATCCTGCCGCTCGAAAAGTACGGCGTGCGCGCGATGTCCATGGGATTTTTCCTCGACGACCGTTCCCCCGTGATCTGGCGGGGGCCTCTCGTCATGGGTCTCGTCCGCCAGTTCTTGCGCGACGTCGACTGGAGCGGTTGCGAGATTCTCGTCGTCGACCTGCCTCCGGGGACGGGCGACGCCGCCCTCACGCTCCTCCAGCAGGTCCCTGTCACGGGCGGTCTCGTCGTGACGACGCCGCAGGACGTGGCCCTTCTCGACGTCGAACGAGGTGTGTCCATGTTCGAACAGGTCCGGACTCCCGTCATCGGAGTCGTCGAGAACATGAGCGAGTACGTGTGCCCGCGGTGCGGGACGAGGGAGCCGCTGTTCGGGGAGGGCGGGGGTCGGAAGGTCGCGGAGCGTTTCGGGGTTCCGCTGCTCGCTCGGATCCCGCTCGACCCTTCCGTCCGGGAAGCGGGGGACGCGGGCAAACCCGTCGTCGTGGACCGGCCGGACCACCCGGTGAGCAAGGTTTTCGAGGAACTCGCCGAGCGCGTGCTCGAGGGGATGGAGGCGGCACGCGAGCCGGCGCCGGTCCTCGTGGGTTGA
- a CDS encoding membrane protein, producing MFGAGTVVLLFALALVLSGVKVLKEFERGVVFRLGRLVGHRGPGLVFVIPLIERMQRVDLRTVTMDVPSQDVITRDNVSVKVNAVVYFRVVDPSKAVVEVVDYLFATSQLSQTTLRSVCGQAELDELLAEREKINTRLQEILDQQTDPWGIKVVTVEVKHIDLPQEMQRAMARQAEAERERRAKIINAEGEFQAAQRLAEASEMIASHPIALQLRFLQTLNEVAAENASTTIFPIPIDLFRPFLVTPGSRAGGEGDSGQS from the coding sequence ATGTTCGGTGCCGGAACGGTCGTGTTGCTTTTCGCGCTCGCTCTCGTTCTGAGCGGCGTCAAGGTTCTCAAGGAGTTCGAGCGGGGCGTCGTCTTCCGCCTGGGGCGACTCGTCGGCCACCGGGGGCCCGGCCTCGTGTTCGTGATTCCCCTGATCGAACGAATGCAGAGGGTCGACCTGCGGACGGTGACGATGGACGTGCCGTCCCAGGACGTCATCACGCGGGACAACGTGTCCGTGAAGGTGAACGCCGTCGTGTACTTCCGCGTCGTGGACCCGAGCAAGGCCGTCGTGGAGGTCGTCGACTACCTTTTCGCGACTTCGCAGCTCTCGCAGACGACGCTGCGCAGCGTCTGCGGGCAGGCGGAACTCGACGAGCTGCTGGCCGAGCGCGAGAAGATCAACACCCGGCTCCAGGAGATCCTCGACCAGCAGACGGACCCGTGGGGGATCAAGGTCGTCACCGTGGAGGTCAAACACATCGACCTCCCGCAGGAAATGCAGCGCGCGATGGCGCGGCAGGCGGAAGCCGAGCGCGAGCGGCGGGCGAAGATCATCAACGCCGAGGGGGAGTTCCAGGCCGCCCAGCGCCTCGCCGAAGCCTCGGAAATGATCGCGTCGCATCCGATCGCGCTGCAGCTCCGCTTCCTGCAGACGCTCAACGAGGTCGCGGCCGAGAACGCTTCGACGACGATCTTCCCGATTCCGATCGACCTCTTCCGCCCCTTCCTCGTGACGCCGGGCTCGCGGGCCGGCGGGGAGGGCGACTCGGGTCAGTCGTAG